From Desulfobacterales bacterium, the proteins below share one genomic window:
- a CDS encoding shikimate kinase: MNICLIGYRCTGKTSVGRMLAEQLGWRFIDTDQHIVEKAGRSISELVAAHGWEFFRQKEKQALTELNAHDQLVLATGGGIILDPANLAILKDDKNFVIWLQASFQTIFNRMTNDAQTTASRPSLTDSSLLEEIKDTLTGRIPYYESAADLIVNTENQSIEVISRQIIKKIEETHVRKYIR; the protein is encoded by the coding sequence ATGAATATTTGTCTTATCGGATATCGCTGTACCGGCAAAACGTCTGTGGGCCGGATGCTGGCTGAACAGCTCGGCTGGCGGTTTATTGATACGGATCAGCATATTGTGGAAAAGGCCGGCAGGAGCATTTCAGAATTGGTGGCTGCACATGGCTGGGAGTTTTTCAGGCAAAAGGAAAAGCAGGCGCTGACCGAATTAAATGCACATGACCAATTGGTCTTAGCTACCGGCGGCGGCATTATCCTTGATCCGGCAAATCTTGCCATCTTAAAAGATGATAAGAATTTCGTGATTTGGCTTCAGGCATCGTTTCAGACCATATTTAACCGTATGACAAATGACGCGCAAACGACCGCCTCCCGGCCTTCACTGACTGATTCCTCTTTGCTGGAAGAAATCAAGGACACCCTTACGGGAAGAATTCCTTATTATGAATCTGCCGCAGACCTGATCGTAAATACGGAAAATCAATCAATTGAAGTAATTTCCCGTCAAATAATTAAAAAAATTGAGGAAACCCATGTCCGGAAATACATTCGGTAA
- the aroA gene encoding 3-phosphoshikimate 1-carboxyvinyltransferase, with protein MRKIKTGPIKNTDISLPGSKSYTHRMLIAAALSENWCRIHNPLESEDTNYTRQALTGLGAKAERADAYVDIKGTGGRFQPVDEPIDLGNSGTSMRLLTGVVALGQGSYELTGTERMKQRPIEHLLDALRQIGVQAFSINGNGCPPVRISGGQISGGSVEIDCSVSSQFLSSLLLMAPLTANGLSIQVVKGPVSKPYIDMTVDVLNQFGLQLERQGYTGFDVKGGQTYQAGEYTVEPDASQASYFWAAAAVTGAVIKVKNITSRSLQGDVRFVRVLEQMGCQVKEAPDGISVAGGPLDGIDTDMSDMPDLVPTLAVVAAFAKGQTVIRNVGHLRDKESDRLSAVQNELNKIDISADTQGDDLIITGGAPKGGEIDTYDDHRMAMSFAVAGLCTPGIFIKNEGCVAKSFPGFWEMFDRMYA; from the coding sequence ATGCGAAAAATTAAAACCGGACCGATTAAAAATACAGACATATCATTGCCCGGCTCCAAGAGCTATACGCATCGGATGCTGATTGCCGCAGCGCTTTCAGAAAACTGGTGCCGCATCCACAACCCCTTGGAAAGCGAGGATACCAATTATACGCGCCAGGCATTAACGGGCCTTGGCGCAAAGGCTGAAAGAGCCGACGCATATGTCGATATTAAAGGCACAGGCGGCCGTTTTCAGCCGGTTGATGAACCGATTGACCTGGGCAATTCCGGCACCTCCATGCGGCTTTTAACCGGGGTTGTGGCCTTAGGGCAGGGCAGCTACGAATTAACCGGCACAGAACGGATGAAACAGCGGCCGATTGAGCATCTGCTTGACGCGCTGCGCCAGATCGGCGTGCAAGCCTTTTCAATTAACGGCAATGGCTGCCCGCCGGTACGGATCAGCGGGGGGCAAATTTCAGGCGGATCGGTTGAAATTGACTGCAGCGTCAGCAGCCAGTTCCTGTCCTCGCTTCTTTTAATGGCTCCGTTAACCGCCAACGGACTTTCCATTCAGGTGGTAAAAGGCCCGGTTTCCAAGCCTTATATCGATATGACCGTGGATGTTTTGAATCAGTTCGGCCTTCAACTGGAAAGACAGGGATATACAGGATTTGATGTAAAAGGCGGCCAGACTTATCAGGCCGGCGAATACACGGTTGAACCGGATGCCTCCCAGGCCTCCTACTTTTGGGCGGCCGCCGCGGTGACCGGCGCCGTTATCAAGGTTAAAAATATCACTTCAAGATCTCTTCAGGGAGATGTCCGCTTTGTCCGGGTGCTTGAACAGATGGGCTGCCAGGTCAAGGAGGCGCCGGACGGGATCTCGGTTGCCGGGGGGCCGCTTGACGGAATTGATACGGACATGTCCGACATGCCGGATCTGGTGCCCACACTGGCGGTGGTGGCCGCATTTGCCAAGGGCCAAACCGTCATCCGAAATGTCGGCCACCTGCGGGATAAGGAAAGCGATCGCCTGAGCGCGGTGCAGAATGAACTCAATAAAATCGATATTTCCGCCGACACCCAGGGCGATGATTTGATTATAACCGGCGGCGCCCCCAAAGGCGGGGAAATCGACACCTATGATGATCACCGCATGGCCATGAGCTTTGCCGTGGCCGGCCTTTGCACCCCCGGGATTTTCATAAAAAATGAGGGGTGCGTGGCCAAGTCCTTTCCCGGGTTTTGGGAAATGTTTGACCGGATGTATGCCTGA
- the aroC gene encoding chorismate synthase, whose protein sequence is MSGNTFGKLFQITTWGESHGPAIGVVIDGCPPGLPLDESVIQKMLDRRKPGHSIASTSRKEADQAKILSGVFDGMTTGTPIMIMVENKNADSSAYEPYKDLYRPGHGDYTYQAKYGTRDWRGGGRSSARETVGRVAAGAVAGELLKRQNIDVFAFTRRLGDIEIQSVDREIIDQNPFLCPDADAAEKMAGHVAEVKAAGDSLGGIVEVRAKGVPAGLGEPVFDKLDAELAKALMSIGAVKGVEIGAGFEAAKMRGSRHNDPLTPNGFASNHAGGILAGISSGDEIIVRAAVKPIPSIGIEQDTVDVHSRPQKISVKGRHDISAIPRINVVCEAMVWLVLADHFLQQKTKAQ, encoded by the coding sequence ATGTCCGGAAATACATTCGGTAAATTGTTTCAAATAACCACCTGGGGAGAGTCACACGGACCGGCCATAGGCGTGGTGATTGACGGGTGTCCGCCCGGCCTGCCCCTTGATGAATCGGTGATTCAGAAAATGCTGGACCGCCGGAAACCCGGCCATTCAATCGCCAGCACCAGCCGGAAAGAGGCGGATCAGGCAAAAATCCTGTCCGGCGTATTTGATGGCATGACCACCGGCACGCCGATCATGATTATGGTCGAAAACAAAAATGCCGACTCCTCAGCCTATGAACCATACAAAGATTTGTATCGGCCGGGCCACGGGGATTACACCTATCAGGCAAAATACGGCACGCGCGACTGGCGGGGCGGGGGACGGTCATCCGCCCGGGAAACCGTTGGCCGGGTGGCGGCCGGTGCGGTGGCCGGGGAACTGCTGAAGCGGCAGAACATCGATGTGTTTGCTTTTACCCGTCGGTTGGGCGATATCGAGATTCAATCAGTTGATCGGGAAATAATTGATCAGAATCCCTTCCTGTGCCCGGATGCAGATGCGGCAGAAAAAATGGCCGGGCACGTGGCAGAGGTCAAGGCGGCCGGGGATTCATTGGGCGGCATTGTTGAAGTCCGGGCCAAAGGCGTACCCGCCGGCCTGGGCGAGCCGGTTTTTGACAAACTCGATGCCGAACTTGCAAAGGCTTTGATGAGTATCGGCGCGGTAAAAGGGGTTGAAATCGGCGCCGGGTTTGAGGCTGCCAAAATGCGCGGCTCGCGTCACAATGACCCCCTTACGCCCAATGGATTTGCTTCCAATCATGCGGGCGGGATCCTGGCAGGAATTTCAAGCGGGGATGAGATCATTGTCCGGGCAGCCGTCAAACCGATTCCCTCCATCGGGATTGAACAGGATACCGTGGATGTCCACAGCCGGCCGCAGAAAATATCCGTCAAGGGCCGCCATGATATCTCGGCCATTCCCCGGATCAACGTGGTCTGCGAGGCCATGGTCTGGCTTGTGCTGGCTGATCATTTTTTGCAACAAAAAACAAAGGCTCAGTAA
- the ppdK gene encoding pyruvate, phosphate dikinase: MTKYVYKFGDGTAEGSGAQKNLLGGKGANLAEMARLGLPVPAGFTISTDACIDYMKSGDYPDTLEAEVEKALKQTEDIMGMKFGDPDDPLLVSCRSGARKSMPGMMETVLNVGLTTKTIPGLIKKTGKERFVWDSYRRLIQMFADVVMEKAEGLEPEEGQEIRMQLDAIMDQMKEEKGYKEDTDFTAEDLKIISEKFKDKVKEVIGTDFPDDPKTQLWQAIGAVFKSWNGKRAVSYRRIEGIPDEWGTACNVQSMVFGNMGDTSATGVAFTRNPATGENNFYGEWLPNAQGEDVVAGIRTPNPLNDDTKNDQNEHLQSLEQFMPEVYKELVEVRNTLEKNYQDMQDLEFTIQENRLFMLQTRVGKRTGLAALNMAMDMREEGLIDDKTVVTRVTPAQLDEMLHPLVDPDAEKKANVIAKGLPAGPGGAFGQIVFSSADAVKWYQDGKGVILVREETNPEDVEGMRAANAILTARGGMTSHAALVARGWGKCCIVGAGDLKIDALGKKLTVDGKTYKEGDVFTLNGTKGFVYEDRLPMMDATENPRLQGFMSIVDEYRTMKVRTNAETPKDVQIAKDFGAQGIGLFRTEHMFYGEGAEKPLFLLRKMILCDTEEERRAALDELFPFVKEDIKKTLVIMDNLPVTFRLLDPPLHEFVPHSEENQKLLAEALNIDVETVKRRSNVLKESNPMMGHRGVRLGVTYPEISEMQVRAILEASAEMIKDGKKALPEIMIPVTADEKELINAREIVDRVYKEVLEKHQIKEIEFQYGTMIEIPRACLIADKMAENSQFFSFGTNDLTQMTFGFSRDDIGGFMSAYLNLGILKHDPFQTIDMEGIGHLITEAVEKGRAARPDLKIGICGEHGGDAESVKFCFECGFDYVSCSPYRLPIARLAGAQAAIEAE, translated from the coding sequence ATGACAAAATACGTTTATAAATTCGGAGACGGAACCGCTGAAGGATCTGGTGCGCAGAAGAACCTGCTGGGCGGCAAGGGCGCCAACCTGGCTGAAATGGCAAGGCTGGGCCTGCCGGTGCCGGCCGGATTTACCATTTCAACCGATGCTTGCATTGACTACATGAAATCAGGTGATTATCCTGACACCCTTGAAGCAGAGGTTGAAAAAGCGCTCAAGCAGACCGAGGACATCATGGGTATGAAATTCGGGGACCCGGATGACCCGCTTCTGGTTTCCTGCCGGTCAGGGGCCAGAAAATCCATGCCCGGCATGATGGAGACCGTGTTAAACGTGGGGCTTACCACAAAGACCATTCCCGGCCTGATCAAAAAAACCGGTAAGGAACGGTTTGTGTGGGACTCCTACCGCCGCCTGATCCAGATGTTTGCGGATGTGGTCATGGAAAAGGCGGAAGGTTTAGAACCGGAGGAAGGCCAGGAAATCCGGATGCAGCTTGATGCCATCATGGATCAGATGAAAGAGGAGAAAGGCTATAAAGAGGACACGGATTTCACCGCCGAAGACCTGAAAATTATATCTGAGAAGTTCAAGGACAAGGTCAAGGAAGTGATCGGCACGGACTTTCCGGATGACCCCAAAACCCAGCTCTGGCAGGCGATCGGCGCGGTGTTTAAATCCTGGAATGGAAAGCGCGCCGTATCCTACCGCCGGATTGAAGGCATTCCGGATGAATGGGGCACCGCCTGCAACGTGCAGAGCATGGTGTTCGGTAATATGGGCGACACGTCGGCGACCGGTGTGGCCTTTACCCGTAACCCGGCCACCGGTGAAAACAATTTCTACGGCGAATGGCTGCCCAATGCCCAGGGCGAGGACGTGGTGGCCGGGATCCGAACCCCCAACCCTTTAAATGATGATACCAAAAACGATCAGAATGAGCACTTGCAGTCTTTGGAGCAGTTCATGCCGGAGGTTTACAAGGAACTCGTCGAGGTTCGCAACACCCTTGAAAAAAATTACCAGGATATGCAGGATCTGGAATTTACCATCCAGGAAAACCGGCTGTTCATGCTCCAGACCCGGGTGGGCAAACGTACCGGTCTGGCGGCGCTTAATATGGCCATGGATATGCGGGAAGAAGGCCTGATTGATGATAAAACCGTTGTCACCCGCGTCACCCCGGCGCAGCTCGATGAAATGCTGCATCCGCTGGTTGACCCGGATGCCGAGAAAAAGGCCAATGTGATTGCCAAGGGACTGCCCGCCGGGCCGGGCGGCGCCTTCGGGCAGATTGTGTTCAGTTCCGCAGATGCGGTGAAATGGTATCAGGACGGAAAAGGCGTCATCCTGGTGCGCGAGGAGACCAACCCGGAGGATGTCGAGGGGATGCGCGCGGCCAACGCCATTTTAACCGCCCGGGGCGGCATGACCAGCCATGCGGCGCTTGTGGCCCGGGGCTGGGGCAAATGCTGCATTGTGGGCGCAGGCGACCTTAAAATCGATGCGCTGGGCAAGAAACTGACCGTTGACGGCAAGACCTATAAAGAAGGCGACGTGTTCACCCTAAACGGCACCAAGGGGTTTGTTTACGAAGATAGGCTGCCCATGATGGATGCCACGGAAAACCCGCGGCTTCAGGGTTTTATGTCTATTGTGGATGAGTACCGCACCATGAAGGTGAGAACCAACGCGGAAACCCCCAAGGATGTGCAGATTGCCAAAGATTTCGGCGCCCAGGGCATCGGCCTGTTCCGAACCGAGCATATGTTTTACGGCGAAGGCGCGGAGAAGCCGCTGTTTCTGCTTCGAAAGATGATTCTATGCGACACTGAGGAGGAACGGCGGGCCGCACTTGATGAGCTTTTTCCGTTTGTCAAAGAGGATATTAAAAAGACGCTTGTCATTATGGACAACCTGCCGGTCACCTTCCGGCTGCTGGACCCGCCGCTTCATGAGTTCGTGCCCCACAGCGAGGAAAACCAGAAGTTGCTTGCCGAGGCATTAAATATTGATGTGGAGACAGTTAAAAGAAGGAGCAATGTATTAAAGGAAAGCAACCCCATGATGGGCCATCGCGGGGTACGGCTGGGCGTTACCTATCCGGAAATCTCGGAAATGCAGGTCCGGGCCATTCTTGAGGCCTCGGCGGAAATGATCAAAGACGGCAAGAAGGCGCTGCCTGAGATCATGATCCCGGTGACCGCTGATGAAAAGGAACTGATCAATGCCCGGGAGATCGTGGACCGGGTTTACAAAGAGGTGCTGGAAAAACATCAGATCAAAGAGATTGAATTTCAGTACGGCACCATGATCGAGATTCCGCGGGCCTGCCTGATTGCGGATAAAATGGCGGAAAATTCGCAATTCTTTTCATTCGGCACCAATGACTTAACCCAGATGACGTTCGGGTTCAGCCGCGACGATATCGGCGGATTCATGAGCGCCTATTTAAACCTGGGGATTTTGAAGCATGATCCGTTCCAGACCATTGATATGGAAGGCATCGGCCATCTTATAACGGAGGCGGTCGAGAAAGGCCGGGCCGCGCGGCCGGATCTTAAAATCGGGATCTGCGGCGAGCACGGCGGGGATGCGGAATCGGTTAAATTCTGCTTTGAATGCGGGTTTGATTATGTGAGCTGCTCGCCGTATCGGCTGCCCATTGCGCGGCTGGCCGGGGCACAGGCGGCGATTGAGGCGGAGTAA
- a CDS encoding shikimate dehydrogenase has protein sequence MSAITGETIVYGVIGNPVAHSLSPVMHNQAFSNTGYPGVYVPFQVQDIGAAVDGIRALNVRGISVTIPHKETVMPYLDQIDETAREIGAVNTVVNDKGRLIGYNTDAYGAVTALSEKTDIKDKDVVILGAGGAARAIGDGILKEGGRLHIVNRSAEKGESLAGFLGAAVYPMEQFQQAPCDILINTTPVGMHPEVDAMPVARDWLHHHMMVMDIIYNPVKTRLLEAAESIGAQVISGVPMFVYQGARQFELWTGLNAPVDLMKEVVYEALR, from the coding sequence ATGTCTGCAATCACCGGTGAAACGATCGTCTATGGGGTAATCGGAAACCCCGTGGCCCACAGCTTAAGCCCGGTCATGCACAACCAGGCGTTCTCAAATACCGGCTATCCCGGGGTTTACGTACCTTTTCAGGTTCAGGATATCGGCGCGGCGGTGGACGGGATACGCGCTTTGAATGTCCGGGGCATCAGCGTGACCATCCCGCACAAGGAAACCGTAATGCCGTATTTGGATCAGATTGATGAGACAGCCAGAGAAATCGGCGCGGTGAATACGGTTGTTAATGATAAGGGCCGGTTGATCGGCTATAATACAGATGCCTATGGGGCGGTAACAGCCTTATCTGAAAAGACTGACATCAAGGATAAGGATGTGGTCATTCTCGGCGCCGGCGGGGCGGCCCGGGCCATCGGGGACGGTATTTTAAAAGAGGGCGGAAGGCTTCATATTGTGAATCGCTCGGCGGAAAAAGGGGAGAGCCTTGCCGGGTTTTTAGGCGCGGCAGTTTATCCAATGGAGCAGTTCCAGCAGGCGCCCTGCGATATCCTGATCAATACCACGCCGGTGGGCATGCATCCGGAGGTTGATGCCATGCCGGTTGCCCGGGACTGGCTGCATCATCACATGATGGTAATGGATATCATTTACAATCCGGTTAAAACGCGGCTCCTTGAGGCTGCGGAGTCCATCGGCGCTCAGGTGATCAGCGGCGTTCCGATGTTCGTCTACCAGGGCGCCAGGCAGTTTGAGCTATGGACCGGATTGAATGCGCCGGTGGATTTGATGAAGGAAGTGGTTTATGAGGCGCTGAGGTAA
- a CDS encoding 3-dehydroquinate synthase II: MRKIWVKVDPWDKELVKTALEGGADGIMVPPGYSDQVKALGRIETISEDGDLKPGEDVIVYKIQSGADEEEIVRLARDKRVILEISDWSIIPLENLIAKGADVIAPVENQKEAETAFGILEKGVSHILFTGQDPVELKKTLNLVKATADQVPLETAEVIDIRSAGMGDRVCVDTCTEMKPGEGMLVGNSSRVLFLVHAESIENPYVSPRPFRVNAGAVHAYTRAADGRTRYLSELASGDQILITDFEGNISVGTVGRLKIERRPLVLLRAKVGDTEASTILQNAETIRLTDPSGRAVSVVSLKPGDKILVAVEAAGRHFGMKIDETITEK, encoded by the coding sequence ATGCGAAAAATATGGGTCAAAGTCGATCCCTGGGACAAGGAGCTCGTTAAAACCGCATTGGAAGGCGGGGCGGACGGCATAATGGTGCCGCCCGGCTATTCCGATCAGGTCAAAGCCCTTGGCCGGATCGAGACCATTTCCGAGGACGGGGATTTAAAGCCGGGCGAGGATGTCATCGTCTATAAGATCCAAAGCGGGGCGGATGAAGAAGAGATCGTGCGGCTTGCCCGGGATAAACGGGTGATTCTGGAAATCAGCGACTGGTCGATCATCCCGCTTGAGAATTTAATCGCCAAAGGCGCGGATGTGATCGCCCCGGTTGAAAACCAGAAAGAGGCGGAAACCGCGTTCGGCATTCTTGAAAAAGGGGTGAGCCACATCCTGTTTACCGGCCAGGACCCGGTGGAGCTTAAAAAAACTTTGAACCTGGTAAAGGCGACCGCGGATCAGGTGCCGCTTGAAACTGCGGAAGTGATAGATATCCGGTCCGCCGGCATGGGCGACCGGGTGTGCGTGGATACCTGCACGGAAATGAAGCCGGGCGAGGGCATGCTCGTTGGAAACAGCAGCCGCGTTTTATTCCTGGTGCATGCGGAAAGCATAGAAAATCCCTATGTATCGCCGAGGCCCTTTCGCGTGAATGCCGGCGCGGTGCATGCCTACACCCGGGCGGCGGACGGCAGGACCCGGTATCTCTCAGAACTGGCATCCGGCGACCAGATTCTTATTACCGATTTTGAAGGCAATATCAGCGTGGGCACGGTGGGGCGGCTTAAAATCGAGCGCCGGCCTCTGGTTCTGCTAAGGGCAAAAGTCGGGGACACAGAGGCCAGCACCATTCTGCAGAACGCGGAGACCATCCGCTTGACGGATCCGTCGGGCCGGGCGGTCTCGGTGGTATCATTAAAGCCCGGGGATAAGATTCTGGTGGCCGTGGAAGCGGCGGGCCGGCATTTCGGGATGAAAATTGACGAGACGATCACGGAGAAATAG
- a CDS encoding Txe/YoeB family addiction module toxin, translated as MWRVVFTKQAQKDAKKLSAAGLRPKAEKLIEILREDPYQTPPPFEKLLGDLAGAFSRRINIQHRLVYQVLNDQKIIKVLRMWTHYE; from the coding sequence ATGTGGCGGGTTGTTTTTACCAAACAGGCTCAAAAAGACGCCAAAAAACTATCTGCTGCCGGTTTGCGCCCAAAAGCGGAAAAACTGATTGAAATTCTGCGCGAAGATCCTTACCAAACCCCTCCACCGTTTGAAAAGTTGTTAGGCGATTTGGCCGGTGCTTTTTCCCGACGCATAAACATTCAGCATCGTTTAGTTTATCAGGTTCTGAATGATCAGAAAATTATAAAGGTTCTTCGCATGTGGACGCATTACGAATGA
- a CDS encoding prepilin-type N-terminal cleavage/methylation domain-containing protein, whose protein sequence is MLRKLRGNNSKGFTLIELMIVIAIIGILAAIAIPNFIAYRNKSFCSATESDANSIAGGLSDYFAIPTITEVPTAANAAADRIDLSREGNTGAGIALSGENTGTIGADTDPNNGITISVTDGSGRCPDDYQLAMDISRDPTGYWDGTTNVYYKIIEP, encoded by the coding sequence ATGCTAAGAAAACTAAGAGGAAACAACAGTAAAGGTTTTACACTCATCGAGCTGATGATCGTTATTGCCATCATCGGCATCTTGGCGGCCATCGCTATTCCGAACTTTATTGCCTACAGAAACAAGTCTTTCTGCAGTGCTACGGAAAGTGATGCAAACTCAATTGCTGGCGGGCTTTCTGATTACTTCGCAATTCCCACAATTACCGAAGTTCCGACTGCTGCAAATGCCGCTGCAGATAGAATAGACTTATCCCGTGAGGGGAACACCGGCGCGGGTATTGCCCTCAGTGGTGAGAACACCGGGACCATCGGCGCTGACACGGATCCCAATAACGGAATTACTATCAGTGTTACTGACGGAAGCGGTCGATGCCCAGATGACTATCAGTTAGCCATGGATATATCAAGAGATCCGACGGGATATTGGGATGGAACCACTAACGTTTACTATAAGATCATCGAACCCTAA
- a CDS encoding tetratricopeptide repeat protein, with translation MVRNFIFFTFLLTILFSIYSNTFTASWHLDDRPNIVNNYYLHIDSLHPNSLVKTFFTDTHNPETLGDRPYRPFACLTFALNWYFGQDNVFGYHIVNTIIHVLTAFFLYLLILKLFSTPNLRDNHIGTPFFIALLASIFWSVNPIQTQAVTYIVQRMAQLAAMFYLLGMLSYINARLSLKFSRRLIWLSFCLIFYLLGISSKQNAVMMPMALILLEIAFFQDIAEHITRKKVYLTTAVIAAIIFLAGSAAFIKGGPLSFTDYLYRIRPFTLSERLLTQPRVISLYLSQIFYPKPDRLSVAHDVVVSESLFAPWTTLPSILFISFLILISVFQLKKRPILSFSILFFFLNHIIESSIIGLEMIFEHRNYLPSLFLFLPIAYLFNYLLVTYKKNIIISISTSLLIFMLVIFFSADTYIRNQAWKNDITLWRDAVNKAPNDARALNILAIKLAWGDNSRHPHRYDMALKLLKESLNKNLPSNYVEADIYGNMALLYYYKKQNPAKANELFAKALEINPGNLKIRRDFANALILQKKFDDALTHVSMLLSKSPNNGIYHNLKGHIQLWQGKYSEALSSFKKAYDLVWDKASVILNTSVALSRSGQHDEAEKLLLHAIEHDSDTLTFYFAIIENSIRAGENKHACKYSERVANQFNAQKIKKGLETYADNPEYAPISKKIIEPVILQVLKKHHKPAS, from the coding sequence TTGGTTAGAAATTTTATTTTTTTTACCTTCCTACTTACTATTCTCTTTTCCATCTATTCAAATACATTCACCGCCTCATGGCACCTTGATGACCGTCCTAATATTGTAAACAATTATTACCTTCATATAGACTCCCTGCATCCGAACAGCCTCGTCAAAACATTTTTCACAGACACACATAATCCTGAAACATTAGGGGACAGACCTTATCGACCATTTGCGTGTCTGACATTTGCCTTAAATTGGTATTTTGGTCAGGACAATGTATTTGGCTATCACATTGTCAATACAATTATCCATGTATTAACAGCGTTTTTTCTTTATTTACTGATTTTAAAATTATTCAGTACCCCCAATCTTAGAGACAACCATATAGGGACTCCATTTTTCATTGCACTGCTGGCAAGTATTTTTTGGTCGGTCAATCCCATTCAAACCCAGGCAGTTACTTATATTGTTCAAAGAATGGCACAGTTGGCAGCGATGTTTTATCTTCTTGGCATGTTATCTTATATAAATGCAAGATTGAGTCTAAAGTTCTCACGGCGATTGATCTGGCTTTCTTTTTGCCTAATTTTTTATTTGCTCGGGATTAGCTCAAAACAGAATGCCGTTATGATGCCGATGGCACTTATATTGTTAGAAATTGCTTTTTTTCAAGATATAGCCGAGCACATCACAAGAAAAAAAGTTTACCTCACAACTGCAGTTATTGCCGCAATTATTTTTTTAGCCGGCTCGGCGGCATTTATAAAAGGTGGCCCGCTTTCCTTTACAGATTATCTTTACCGGATAAGACCGTTTACCCTCTCGGAAAGATTGCTTACACAACCGCGGGTGATTTCGCTTTATCTTTCCCAAATATTTTATCCCAAGCCGGATCGTCTATCCGTCGCTCATGATGTTGTTGTGTCTGAGTCATTGTTCGCACCTTGGACGACTTTGCCGAGCATCTTATTTATTTCTTTTCTTATTTTAATATCCGTATTCCAGTTAAAGAAAAGGCCGATACTTTCCTTTTCGATTCTCTTTTTTTTTCTGAACCATATCATCGAATCAAGCATCATTGGCCTTGAGATGATTTTTGAGCATAGGAATTACCTGCCCTCGCTTTTTCTATTCCTGCCAATTGCCTATCTCTTCAATTATTTATTGGTAACCTATAAAAAGAACATCATCATTTCCATTTCTACCAGTCTGCTAATTTTTATGTTAGTTATTTTTTTTTCAGCCGATACCTATATCAGAAACCAGGCATGGAAGAATGATATTACTTTGTGGAGGGATGCGGTTAACAAGGCGCCCAATGATGCCAGAGCTTTAAATATTCTTGCCATAAAACTTGCATGGGGGGATAACAGTAGGCATCCTCACCGCTATGACATGGCGCTCAAGCTTTTAAAAGAGTCTCTGAACAAAAATTTACCATCTAATTATGTTGAAGCGGATATCTATGGTAATATGGCACTTCTTTATTATTACAAAAAACAAAATCCTGCAAAGGCAAATGAATTGTTTGCCAAAGCACTGGAAATAAATCCTGGAAATCTTAAAATCAGAAGAGATTTTGCAAATGCCCTCATCCTTCAAAAAAAATTCGACGATGCCTTAACGCATGTTTCCATGCTTTTATCAAAAAGTCCGAACAATGGCATTTATCATAATCTTAAAGGACATATTCAATTGTGGCAGGGGAAATATTCAGAGGCGTTATCCTCTTTTAAAAAAGCCTATGATTTGGTATGGGATAAAGCGAGCGTAATCTTAAATACTTCAGTTGCATTGAGTCGATCCGGTCAGCATGACGAAGCTGAGAAATTATTGCTTCATGCGATTGAACACGATTCAGACACTCTAACTTTTTATTTTGCCATCATCGAAAACAGTATAAGAGCGGGAGAAAATAAACATGCATGTAAATATTCAGAAAGGGTGGCAAATCAATTCAACGCGCAAAAAATAAAAAAAGGACTCGAAACCTATGCGGATAACCCGGAGTATGCCCCCATCTCTAAAAAGATTATTGAGCCGGTCATTTTGCAAGTGCTCAAGAAACATCATAAACCCGCAAGCTGA
- a CDS encoding type II toxin-antitoxin system Phd/YefM family antitoxin, with protein MPTITITEARAKLFGLIDEAASSHEPIIIKGKRANAVLISEDDWRSIQETLYLLGIPGMRESIRDGLATPVEECSQDLDW; from the coding sequence ATGCCGACAATTACCATTACTGAGGCCAGGGCCAAACTCTTTGGCTTGATTGATGAAGCAGCTTCTTCACATGAACCCATTATCATAAAAGGCAAGCGCGCCAATGCCGTGCTTATCTCAGAGGATGATTGGCGTTCTATACAGGAGACGCTTTACTTGCTTGGTATTCCAGGTATGAGGGAGTCCATCCGGGACGGCCTTGCCACGCCGGTAGAAGAATGCAGCCAAGACCTTGATTGGTAA